One Bufo gargarizans isolate SCDJY-AF-19 chromosome 4, ASM1485885v1, whole genome shotgun sequence DNA window includes the following coding sequences:
- the LOC122935289 gene encoding uncharacterized protein LOC122935289, whose translation MVKKGYDRTRRHASKKEIVRSIQQMLREKFAREHSESAIVKRWSDLKRRDPEFVREISERVCPGQPVPTVRSTPAHRDIHVVEVSEEDEEEASPPTAMETSDTAPPDVAEHVEEEGGPSQPHTSPTAAAIPPAEVTEEQEVAAQAEEEEELVTTPQQEGINNLIKKIKGVIKDQKRKSEAFRLQMQELEKRHRLLERQNQRDQRELLDQLEQLKKHR comes from the exons ATGGTAAAGAAGGGGTATGACCGTACCCGGCGGCATGCCTCAAAAAAAGAAATAGTTCGCAGCATACAACAAATGCTGAGAGAAAAATTCGCCCGCGAGCACTCTGAAAGTGCAATAGTAAAGAGGTGGTCGGACCTAAAAAGGCGAGACCCAGAATTCGTCAGAGAAATATCTGAAAGAGTCTGCCCCG GCCAGCCTGTTCCAACAGTGCGCTCAACACCTGCGCACCGGGATATCCACGTGGTGGAGGTCtctgaggaggatgaagaggaggcaaGCCCCCCCACCGCGATGGAGACGAGCGACACTGCTCCGCCAGATGTCGCCGAACATGTGGAGGAGGAAGGCGGTCCCTCTCAACCCCACACCTCACCGACGGCTGCCGCAATACCTCCGGCCGAGGTGACCGAGGAGCAAGAGGTGGCcgcacaggcagaggaggaggaggagcttgtgaccaccccacagcaggaGG GGATAaataatctaataaaaaaaataaaaggggtcATAAAagaccaaaaaagaaaaagcgaGGCTTTCCGCCTCCAAATGCAAGAATTGGAGAAGAGGCACCGGCTCCTGGAGAGGCAGAACCAGCGGGATCAGCGCGAGCTCCTGGACCAATTGGAACAATTAAAGAAGCACCGTTAG